In Eptesicus fuscus isolate TK198812 chromosome 23, DD_ASM_mEF_20220401, whole genome shotgun sequence, one genomic interval encodes:
- the SNRNP35 gene encoding U11/U12 small nuclear ribonucleoprotein 35 kDa protein, whose amino-acid sequence MNDWMPIAKEYDPLKAGSIDGTDEDPHDRAVWRAMLAQYTPNKGVTGDPLLTLFVARLNLQTKEEKLKEVFSRYGDIRRLRLVRDLVTGFSKGYAFIEYKEERSLLKAYRDADGLVIDQHEIFVDYELERTLKGWIPRRLGGGLGGKKESGQLRFGGRDRPFRKPINLPVIKSDQYREGKREKRERSRSRERYWESRTRERDHDRGREKRRQEREPARAWPGNDWERERDFREDRAKGRERRDRSK is encoded by the coding sequence ATGAACGACTGGATGCCCATCGCCAAGGAGTATGACCCCCTTAAAGCTGGCAGCATCGACGGCACGGATGAGGACCCCCACGACCGTGCAGTCTGGAGGGCAATGCTGGCGCAGTACACCCCCAACAAAGGCGTCACGGGGGACCCTCTCCTCACCCTGTTCGTGGCAAGGCTAAACTTGCAGACCAAAGAGGAGAAGTTAAAGGAGGTATTTTCCCGCTACGGGGACATCCGGCGGCTTCGGCTGGTGAGGGACTTGGTCACGGGCTTTTCCAAGGGCTACGCTTTCATCGAGTACAAAGAGGAGCGTTCCCTGCTCAAAGCCTACCGGGACGCCGACGGCCTGGTCATCGACCAGCACGAGATATTTGTGGACTACGAACTGGAAAGGACTCTCAAGGGGTGGATCCCCCGGCGGcttggaggagggctgggggggaaaaaggaatctGGGCAACTGAGATTTGGGGGGCGGGATCGGCCTTTCCGAAAACCCATTAATTTGCCCGTTATTAAAAGCGATCAGTAtcgagagggaaagagggaaaagagggAGCGATCCCGATCCCGAGAGAGATACTGGGAGTCGAGGACAAGGGAGCGAGACCATGACCGGGGCAGGGAGAAGAGGCGGCAGGAAAGAGAGCCAGCCAGGGCGTGGCCTGGAAatgactgggagagagagagggatttcagagaggacagggccAAGGGGAGGGAGCGGAGGGACAGAAGTAAGTAG
- the RILPL2 gene encoding RILP-like protein 2 encodes MEEPPLREEEEEEEEEEDEAGPEGALGKSPFQLTAEDVYDMSYVVGRELMALGSDPRVTQLQFKIVRVLEMLETLVNEGSLAAEELRMERDSLRKEVEGLRREGAAASPEGSLGPDKMVVDLTDPNRPRFTLQELRDVLQERNKLKAQLLLAQEELQCYKSGLIPAREGPEGRRGKDAVVARASNAGRNKEEKTIIRKLFFFRSGKQT; translated from the exons ATGGAGGAGCCCCCTTtgcgagaggaggaggaggaggaggaagaggaggaggacgaggcTGGGCCCGAGGGGGCTCTGGGCAAGAGCCCCTTCCAGCTGACCGCCGAGGACGTGTATGACATGTCCTACGTGGTGGGCCGCGAGCTGATGGCGCTGGGCAGCGACCCCCGGGTGACACAGCTGCAGTTCAAAATCGTCCGCGTGCTGGAGATGCTGGAGACGCTGGTGAACGAGGGCAGCCTGGCGGCGGAGGAGCTGAGGATGGAGCGGGACAGCCTCCggaaggaggtggaggggctGCGGAGAGAGGGCGCGGCGGCCAGCCCCGAG GGGAGCCTGGGACCAGACAAGATGGTGGTTGACCTGACCGACCCCAACCGGCCGCGCTTCACTCTGCAGGAGCTGAGGGACGTGCTGCAGGAGCGCAACAAGCTCAAGGCGCAGCTGCTGCTGGCGCAGGAGGAGCTGCAGTGCTACAAGAG TGGCCTGATTCCAGCAAGGGAAGGcccagaaggaagaagaggaaaggacgCTGTGGTTGCCAGGGCCAGCAACGCCGGCAGAAACAAGGAGGAGAAGACCATCATAAGGAAGCT GTTCTTCTTCCGATCTGGGAAGCAGACATAG